The following are encoded together in the Culex pipiens pallens isolate TS chromosome 1, TS_CPP_V2, whole genome shotgun sequence genome:
- the LOC120422070 gene encoding angiopoietin-related protein 6-like produces the protein MTVVSCENFDHEDEHRMHYFQNSLFNIFERMSNTLNRNQTLPEDSSGNLYMLNIVKSLSLNAPTSNLTYSEQQSLELRMVKLESLATTLLQNQISLQDQLAILKQSGVTSGDKVHPLDPCQSANSSGMVNLRELRKEAYCEMDFLEGGWIVFQQQVSSALSFNLNWAQYRLGFGTVGKDENYWLGLEPVHQITNSGDYELAVEFTFGGNKGFARYSQFKLAGEVDKYRLLIGGYSGTLADGLGNRNYAKFSTYDSDNENYKENCASYWSSGWWFDTCSGESALNYKTPYWSPMGYGTFSRMMMRRKK, from the exons ATGACAGTAGTGAGTTGTGAAAATTTCGACCACGAAGATGAACATCGGATGCACTATTTTCAGAATAG ctTGTTCAACATCTTTGAACGCATGAGCAACACCCTGAATCGAAACCAAACGCTGCCAGAGGATAGTTCCGGCAATTTGTACATGCTGAACATCGTTAAGAG CCTCTCACTGAACGCTCCCACAAGCAATTTGACCTACTCTGAGCAACAATCTTTGGAACTCCGGATGGTCAAGCTGGAATCGCTTGCTACAACTTTGCTCCAAAATCAAATATCGCTCCAAGATCAACTTGCCATCTTGAAGCAATCGGGAGTCACCAGTGGTGACAAAGTGCACCCGCTGGATCCCTGCCAGAGTGCCAACTCCTCCGGGATGGTCAACTTGCGGGAACTCCGCAAAGAGGCGTACTGCGAGATGGACTTCCTCGAAGGTGGTTGGATCGTTTTTCAGCAGCAGGTGAGCTCGGCCCTGAGCTTCAACCTTAACTGGGCCCAGTATCGGCTTGGGTTCGGAACCGTCGGGAAGGACGAGAATTACTGGCTCGGGCTGGAACCGGTGCATCAGATCACAAACAGTGGCGACTACGAGCTGGCGGTGGAGTTTACGTTCGGTGGCAATAAGGGCTTTGCGAGGTATTCGCAGTTTAAGCTTGCTGGAGAAGTGGACAAGTACCGGCTGTTGATTGGCGGATATTCGGGAACTCTGGCCGATGGGTTGGGCAACCGAAACTATGCGAAATTTTCGACCTACGACAGTGACAACGAAAATTACAAGGAAAACTGTGCGAGTTATTGGTCGTCGGGCTGGTGGTTTGACACTTGCAGTGGGGAAAG tgccCTGAATTACAAAACGCCGTACTGGTCTCCGATGGGCTATGGAACTTTCAGTAGAATGATGATGCGTCGCAAGAAATGa